The genomic stretch TCGAGGCAGGCGGTCAACTACCTGCTCATCCAGCTCGAGGAGCTCGGCTATATCGAGAGGCGCTCTCCCGAGGGCAGCGACCGGCGCCTCATCTACCTGAGCGCGCGCGGGTGGCAGCTTGTCGAGACGATTTTCACCTGCCTGCGGCGGTTGCATGCGGAATGGGCGCAGGAGATCGGTGAGCAGCGGTTCAACGACTTCCTTGGCGTGTTGAAGCAGCTGTCCGCGAGGGCGCAGGAGGATTAAGCCAAAGATCCAGGCCAGTAGCCGACCGATCGCGCCGGAGCGCTGCGCGTCACTGTGCTCGCGGTTCCGTTGAGCCGTGGAGGCTCGGTGCCAGCGCACGAAACGGCGCCGCGATGCGCGGCGCCGTTGGCTATTCGTGGGTCAACTCAGCTATAAGGCGACCAGCACTGCTGGCGCGGGCCGTTATAGGGCTGGAACGTGTTGTCGTAAGCGCGATACGACCGGTACCTGTTGTAGCACCACCGGACATGGGCGTTGGAAAGTCGCCCGGCGCGATAGTAGCGGCGCGGCGGTGGCGCATAGTAATCGTAGTTGTTGTACATGCTGCCAAGCCCGAGCCCCAGACCAAGGCCCAAAACCGCGGCAGCGCCATCGTCATAGCCACCGTGATAGTGACGGCGACCTTGGCGCCAGCGCCAATCGTCACCTCCGCCGTTCCAATTGCCGCCGTTCCAATTGCCGCGGCTCCAGTTGCGACGCCAGTCATGGCGGCGCCATCTCCAGTCGTCGTTGCCGCCCGCCCAGCCATCACGAACCGGCGTGACCGTAGGTGCCGCGGTGCTGGCGGGAATCGACAGATCCGGCTGCAGGATCGGTCCGGCGGCCGACGGTGCCGCAATGCCGGAGACAATGCCGAGCGCAATCAGCCCGGATTTTACGGTGGAAGAAAAGAGCGAAATCATTGCACTCTCCAAGAGATACAGGCCCCACGCCTACCCTGGAATGGGGTCACTGTGGATCTTTGCATCTGAACGGCGGATGAACGGAAAGGTTCCGTCAACCATGGCGCGAATGCCGCCAGGACCAATCGATCCCTGCTTGTGGTTCTGCGATCTTGTCTTCTCCAGCACTTGCAGGCAAAGGTCAGGACATGTCGCTGCGCCTTGCCACCTTCAATGTCGAGAACCTGATGAACAGGTTCGATTTTTCCGGCTATCGCAACCAGCTCAACGAAGATCGGACGCTGGCGCTGTTCGATATCCAGAGCGAGGCCGAGTACAAGATGCTGGAGCAGGCCCGCGCCATCGCCCAGTCCGACGACACGCGCCAACTGACGGCGCTGGCGATCGCCGCCACCCGTGCCGACATCATCTGCATGCAGGAGGTCGACAATATCGAGGCGTTGAAGGCCTTCGAATATGGCTATCTGTTCAAGATGGTGGGGCAGGGCTACCGGCAGAAATACACCA from Mesorhizobium sp. NZP2077 encodes the following:
- a CDS encoding MarR family transcriptional regulator, with product MSTAGQTTEPPEPERELGPPFFGALLRITWQHVRNQMHRAIHDAGFTDFQDAHFAVFSYPLPDGVRPSELARQKRMSRQAVNYLLIQLEELGYIERRSPEGSDRRLIYLSARGWQLVETIFTCLRRLHAEWAQEIGEQRFNDFLGVLKQLSARAQED
- a CDS encoding BA14K family protein, which gives rise to MISLFSSTVKSGLIALGIVSGIAAPSAAGPILQPDLSIPASTAAPTVTPVRDGWAGGNDDWRWRRHDWRRNWSRGNWNGGNWNGGGDDWRWRQGRRHYHGGYDDGAAAVLGLGLGLGLGSMYNNYDYYAPPPRRYYRAGRLSNAHVRWCYNRYRSYRAYDNTFQPYNGPRQQCWSPYS